From a single Lolium rigidum isolate FL_2022 chromosome 7, APGP_CSIRO_Lrig_0.1, whole genome shotgun sequence genomic region:
- the LOC124669893 gene encoding fasciclin-like arabinogalactan protein 8, with protein MAAAYRLLFLLAVSLAAVSAARAHNITAILEGYSEYSLYNSYLSQTKVCDEINGRSTVTSLVLTNGAMSSLVSNLSLADVKNALRLLTLLDYYDPKKLHSLHGGSELTTTLYQTTGDASGDMGHVNITNLRGGKVGFASAQPGAKFQATYTKSVKEEPYNLSVLEVSDPITFPGLFTAASAASTNLTALLEKAGCKRFAALIVSSGVIKTYQAAMDKALTLFAPTDDAFHAKGLPDLAKLTAADLVTLLEYHALPQYAPKASLKTIKGGIPTLASTGKGKYDLSVVARGDDVSMDTGMDKSRVASTVLDDTPVAVHTVDSVLLPPELFGGAPSPAPAGAAADTPASAPAPEAASAPAPAPTKQHEKKKPKGKAHSPPAPPADSPDMAPADAPDGDEADKADNKSGAVATGLSFAAMVASVAALVGASLL; from the coding sequence atggccgccgcgtaccgcctcctcttcctgctggccgtctccctcgccgccgtctccgccgccCGCGCCCACAACATCACGGCCATCCTCGAGGGCTACTCCGAGTACTCCCTCTACAACAGCTACCTCTCCCAGACCAAGGTCTGCGACGAGATCAACGGCCGCAGCACGGTGACCTCACTCGTCCTCACCAACGGCGCCATGTCCTCGCTCGTCTCCAACCTCTCCCTCGCCGACGTCAAGAACGCGCTCCGCCTCCTCACCCTCCTCGACTACTACGACCCCAAGAAGCTGCACTCCCTCCACGGCGGCTCCGAGCTCACCACCACGCTCTACCAGACCACCGGCGACGCCTCCGGGGACATGGGCCACGTCAACATCACCAACCTCCGCGGCGGCAAGGTCGGCTTCGCGTCCGCCCAGCCCGGCGCCAAGTTCCAGGCCACCTACACCAAGTCCGTCAAGGAGGAGCCCTACAACCTCTCCGTCCTCGAGGTCTCCgaccccatcaccttccccggcctcttcaccgccgcctccgccgcctccaccaaccTCACCGCGCTGCTCGAGAAGGCCGGCTGCAAGCGGTTCGCCGCGCTCATCGTGTCGTCCGGGGTCATCAAGACGTACCAGGCGGCCATGGACAAGGCGCTCACCCTGTTCGCGCCCACCGACGACGCCTTCCACGCCAAGGGCCTCCCGGATCTGGCCAAGCTCACGGCCGCCGACCTCGTCACGCTGCTCGAGTACCACGCGCTGCCGCAGTACGCGCCCAAGGCCTCGCTCAAGACCATCAAGGGCGGCATCCCGACCCTCGCCTCCACCGGCAAGGGCAAGTACGACCTCTCCGTCGTGGCCAGGGGCGACGACGTGTCCATGGACACCGGCATGGACAAGTCCCGCGTCGCATCCACCGTGCTCGACGACACCCCCGTGGCCGTGCACACGGTGGACAGCGTCCTGCTGCCTCCCGAGCTCTTCGGCGGCGCCCCCTCGCCCGCGCCCGCGGGAGCGGCGGCCGACACGCCGGCGTCTGCCCCTGCGCCAGAAGCCGCCTCCGCGCCGGCGCCCGCTCCCACCAAGCAGCACGAGAAGAAGAAGCCCAAGGGCAAGGCGCATTCCCCGCCCGCGCCCCCGGCTGATTCCCCTGACATGGCCCCCGCCGACGCGCCGGACGGAGACGAGGCGGACAAGGCCGACAACAAGAGCGGCGCCGTCGCGACGGGCTTGAGCTTCGCGGCCATGGTGGCCTCTGTCGCCGCCCTTGTCGGCGCGTCGTTGCTGTGA